A genome region from Cognatishimia activa includes the following:
- a CDS encoding threonine aldolase family protein, with translation MYFASDNAGPVHPQVLAAVAEANDGYAMGYGNDPLTAEVQAQIRDLFEAPKAMVHFVPTGTAANVLALATLSNPWDTIFCARHSHIQMDECNAPEFYSGAKLTTVGHGDKLDPKVLRKKIAATGALGVHGAQRGPVSITQVTEFGQIYSLTELAELTAVAKDFDCPVHLDGARFANALVALNCSPADMTWRLGVDAVSFGGTKNGCMGVEAVVIFDPAKAWEFELRRKRGAHLFSKLRYLSAQMKGYLADDLWKATARQANTNCALLTAGLKDAGVVFDYEPQANMIFCQMRRDAHKRLQAAGAMYYLLDGTLDGPDEDLLPARLVCDWSISADLIDQFIEIVKG, from the coding sequence ATGTATTTCGCATCAGACAATGCAGGACCTGTTCATCCTCAGGTCCTTGCGGCAGTGGCCGAGGCCAACGACGGCTATGCCATGGGCTATGGCAATGACCCTCTGACCGCAGAGGTTCAGGCGCAGATCCGCGATCTTTTCGAGGCGCCCAAGGCGATGGTGCATTTCGTGCCAACGGGGACAGCGGCGAATGTTCTGGCTCTGGCCACATTGTCCAACCCATGGGACACGATTTTCTGCGCCCGCCATTCCCATATCCAAATGGACGAATGCAACGCGCCCGAGTTTTACAGCGGTGCCAAGCTGACCACCGTCGGTCATGGTGACAAACTTGATCCCAAAGTGCTGCGCAAAAAGATTGCCGCTACAGGTGCATTGGGTGTTCATGGCGCGCAGCGTGGCCCTGTTTCGATCACACAGGTCACTGAATTCGGACAGATCTATTCGCTCACTGAACTCGCAGAGCTGACAGCCGTCGCCAAAGACTTCGACTGCCCCGTGCATCTGGATGGAGCACGCTTTGCCAATGCTCTGGTTGCGCTGAACTGCTCTCCGGCCGACATGACCTGGCGTTTGGGCGTCGATGCGGTCAGTTTCGGAGGCACTAAGAACGGTTGTATGGGCGTTGAGGCTGTTGTGATCTTTGATCCAGCCAAAGCGTGGGAATTCGAACTGCGTCGCAAACGCGGCGCGCATCTCTTCTCCAAGCTGCGCTACCTCTCGGCGCAGATGAAAGGCTATCTGGCGGATGACCTTTGGAAGGCGACCGCGCGTCAGGCCAACACCAATTGCGCGCTCTTGACGGCAGGCCTCAAAGACGCCGGCGTGGTGTTCGACTATGAGCCGCAAGCCAACATGATCTTCTGCCAAATGCGCCGCGATGCACATAAGCGTCTGCAAGCGGCGGGCGCTATGTATTATCTGCTGGACGGCACGCTAGACGGCCCCGACGAAGACCTCCTGCCAGCCCGTCTGGTCTGTGATTGGTCCATCAGCGCAGACCTGATCGACCAGTTCATCGAGATCGTGAAAGGCTAG
- a CDS encoding 5-guanidino-2-oxopentanoate decarboxylase has translation MSKRPLGAQISHMLKARGVDVIFGIPGVHNVEMYRGIEEAGITHVLARHEQGAGFMADGYARASGNPGVAYVITGPGLCNAMTPMGQAYSDSVPVLVISSCLDETASYKGQLHQMKDQEGAAATVCDWSHEAYTADAAYQLIDRAFSEFKAARPRTKHIQVPIALAGSEAEAAPAPQMWSGTEALDMSKVADVATRLASAKRPIFVFGGGAKHASDAARAVLAKTNAASFVTYAGRGVVDPSDPLTYGATLARPSSADVIATADLVIAVGTELSEVDLWRRDLGHACDLVRVDIDPMVLGDLHRNDVQVLSDAKSFLAALDSQLAEQTSEWTAADVAKSREIWRNETDSERPGIVAICDALRRAMPDDAMYFSDMTQFAYVGKEVWDMERPGHWHHPSGFGTLGYALPAAIGGAMARRGKPTVCIAGDYGFQYTVQELGAAVEMGLGFPILLWDNAKLKEIEDSMVRSQIAPNAVTAYNPDFLALAKSYGCLAVEPASLSELSTETLKAFDADRPTLIRMTPALAG, from the coding sequence ATGTCCAAACGCCCTCTCGGAGCGCAAATCTCTCATATGCTGAAGGCGCGCGGCGTCGATGTGATTTTCGGCATTCCCGGCGTGCACAACGTCGAGATGTATCGTGGCATCGAAGAAGCTGGCATCACCCATGTTCTCGCGCGTCATGAGCAGGGTGCGGGGTTCATGGCCGATGGCTATGCGCGCGCGTCGGGCAATCCGGGTGTGGCCTATGTGATTACGGGGCCGGGCTTGTGCAATGCGATGACGCCGATGGGGCAGGCCTATAGCGACTCTGTGCCTGTGTTGGTGATTTCTTCCTGTCTGGACGAGACTGCCTCCTACAAAGGTCAGTTGCATCAGATGAAAGACCAAGAAGGTGCTGCCGCGACGGTCTGTGACTGGAGCCATGAGGCCTATACGGCAGATGCGGCCTATCAGTTGATCGACCGCGCCTTTAGCGAGTTCAAAGCCGCTCGGCCTCGGACCAAACATATTCAGGTGCCGATTGCTTTGGCGGGATCCGAGGCAGAAGCTGCGCCCGCGCCGCAGATGTGGTCTGGCACTGAGGCTTTGGACATGAGCAAAGTGGCCGATGTTGCCACGCGGTTGGCCTCGGCGAAACGCCCGATCTTTGTTTTTGGCGGCGGCGCGAAGCACGCCTCTGATGCGGCGCGCGCGGTTCTGGCGAAAACCAACGCGGCGTCTTTTGTCACCTACGCTGGTCGCGGAGTTGTCGATCCTTCGGACCCATTGACCTACGGCGCTACCTTGGCACGCCCCTCGAGTGCTGATGTAATCGCGACTGCGGATCTGGTGATTGCGGTGGGTACGGAACTGTCTGAGGTCGATCTCTGGCGGCGCGACTTGGGGCATGCTTGCGATCTGGTGCGCGTCGATATCGATCCGATGGTCCTTGGAGATCTGCATCGCAATGATGTGCAGGTGCTGAGCGACGCAAAGAGCTTTCTGGCGGCTTTGGACTCGCAATTAGCGGAACAGACGTCCGAATGGACAGCTGCCGACGTCGCCAAGTCCCGCGAGATCTGGCGCAATGAAACGGATTCAGAGCGTCCGGGCATCGTCGCGATCTGTGACGCTCTGCGCCGGGCTATGCCAGATGATGCGATGTATTTTTCGGACATGACGCAATTTGCCTACGTCGGCAAAGAGGTTTGGGACATGGAGCGCCCAGGCCATTGGCACCACCCGTCAGGCTTTGGCACGCTGGGCTATGCGCTGCCTGCCGCTATCGGAGGAGCGATGGCGCGGCGCGGCAAGCCCACGGTCTGTATCGCGGGCGACTATGGGTTTCAGTATACGGTGCAAGAGTTGGGCGCGGCTGTGGAAATGGGCCTCGGGTTCCCGATCCTATTGTGGGACAACGCCAAGCTGAAAGAGATCGAGGATTCCATGGTCCGCAGCCAGATCGCGCCAAATGCGGTGACGGCTTATAATCCTGACTTCTTGGCTTTGGCTAAGTCTTATGGCTGCCTCGCGGTTGAGCCTGCGAGTCTGTCAGAACTGTCGACTGAAACTCTCAAGGCCTTTGACGCAGATCGTCCGACATTGATCAGAATGACACCTGCGCTGGCGGGGTAG